In Wolinella succinogenes DSM 1740, a single genomic region encodes these proteins:
- a CDS encoding OprD family outer membrane porin, with amino-acid sequence MRLKSAFSLATLSALALSASSALAAESLTDALKGGKFAGELKAYYFTQEKKKNSEDILAAGVMMNYVTDSFYGFKAGGTFQSSATPFADEASKQMFKNDMWAQGAQLSESYLSYTYDQTTLKGGRMFISTPLVAGSGSRLIRESFEGYSITNQNIPDTTLGLLYINKFQARTDKEGHIGKFNKYQDGAYSLYAINKSIPGLTLTAAWARIEKEGSASDLDIFYGEAVYKGKIADFGYDLSGQYWKNRYNSGDESSSSPSLYGLKAGASYSDFSAYAAYSKVSDYELTASGRNEQLVHGVGNGTDTIYTYSLIRSYSYYPNMEAWAFNLDYAFTPSLKAGFLYVDVDDDKTEVSYTGGYISYAFSGSLKGLTLSAQYDNEGKDGDGDSFRFRTIYKF; translated from the coding sequence ATGAGGTTGAAATCTGCATTTAGCCTAGCCACTCTCTCTGCACTCGCACTATCCGCCTCTAGCGCACTGGCGGCCGAGAGTCTCACGGACGCCCTCAAAGGGGGGAAATTCGCTGGAGAGCTCAAAGCTTACTACTTCACCCAAGAGAAGAAGAAAAATAGTGAAGATATCCTCGCAGCGGGCGTGATGATGAACTATGTCACGGACTCTTTCTATGGTTTTAAAGCGGGAGGCACTTTCCAATCCAGCGCCACTCCTTTTGCTGATGAGGCTTCCAAGCAGATGTTCAAAAACGATATGTGGGCTCAAGGCGCGCAGCTTTCTGAGTCTTATCTCTCCTACACCTACGACCAAACAACCCTCAAGGGTGGTCGAATGTTCATTAGCACCCCTTTAGTCGCAGGAAGTGGATCGCGACTCATCCGAGAATCGTTTGAGGGCTACTCCATCACCAACCAAAACATTCCTGACACCACGCTAGGGTTACTCTACATTAATAAATTCCAAGCCAGAACCGATAAAGAGGGGCATATCGGAAAGTTCAACAAATACCAAGATGGCGCCTATTCTCTCTATGCGATCAACAAATCTATCCCTGGGCTCACCCTCACTGCTGCTTGGGCAAGAATCGAAAAAGAGGGAAGCGCCTCTGACCTAGATATCTTCTATGGCGAAGCCGTCTACAAGGGAAAAATCGCCGATTTTGGCTATGACCTCTCTGGACAATATTGGAAAAACCGCTACAACTCAGGCGACGAAAGCTCTAGCTCCCCCTCCCTCTATGGCCTTAAAGCTGGAGCCAGCTACTCTGACTTCAGTGCCTATGCCGCCTACTCTAAAGTCTCTGACTATGAGCTTACCGCTAGCGGACGCAACGAGCAGCTAGTTCATGGGGTGGGGAATGGCACGGATACCATCTACACCTACTCTCTTATCCGATCTTACAGCTACTATCCCAACATGGAAGCATGGGCGTTTAACCTCGATTATGCCTTCACACCAAGCCTCAAAGCAGGCTTCCTCTATGTGGATGTCGATGATGATAAGACAGAGGTCTCTTATACGGGTGGCTATATCTCCTATGCTTTCTCAGGATCCCTCAAAGGACTCACCCTAAGCGCCCAGTATGACAACGAGGGCAAGGATGGTGATGGCGATTCCTTTAGATTCCGCACTATTTATAAATTCTAA
- a CDS encoding ABC transporter ATP-binding protein encodes MISIQNLSKRYANRFVLQNLSLNIPQGEWRGIVGESGSGKSTLARILMGVDQPTLGEIYIQGVALKRWRRSAEGRIGVVFQDYHRSINPHFTIQTALEEAFWCQNKRASLAEISTILEQVELSSTLLRRYPHELSGGQLQRVSLARALALQPKFLILDEALSALDVSTKVEIIRLLQKAKEQSGLTALIIAHDLETILALCERFGVLCGGCLIEEVESRSSHLARHPCTQELLGALLPLPRPKPQQERIS; translated from the coding sequence ATGATCTCCATCCAAAACCTCTCCAAGCGCTACGCGAATCGATTCGTGCTTCAAAATCTCTCGCTCAATATCCCCCAAGGAGAGTGGAGAGGAATTGTAGGCGAAAGCGGTAGTGGGAAAAGCACTCTAGCGAGGATACTCATGGGGGTCGATCAGCCAACCCTTGGCGAGATTTATATCCAAGGAGTGGCGCTCAAGAGGTGGAGGAGAAGTGCTGAGGGGCGCATTGGGGTGGTATTCCAAGACTATCATCGCTCCATCAATCCCCACTTTACTATCCAGACCGCGTTAGAGGAGGCTTTTTGGTGTCAAAACAAGCGTGCCAGCCTCGCTGAAATCTCTACGATTCTTGAGCAAGTCGAGCTCTCCTCCACTCTTTTAAGGCGCTATCCGCATGAGCTAAGCGGAGGACAACTTCAAAGAGTCTCTTTGGCTAGAGCCCTCGCACTCCAGCCAAAATTTTTAATCCTTGATGAGGCGTTAAGCGCTCTTGATGTCTCCACCAAAGTTGAGATCATCCGCCTCCTTCAAAAAGCCAAAGAGCAGAGCGGTCTCACCGCGCTCATCATTGCCCATGATCTGGAGACTATTTTGGCCTTATGCGAACGCTTTGGCGTGCTTTGCGGGGGGTGCCTCATCGAGGAGGTGGAATCTCGCTCCTCTCACCTCGCGCGCCACCCCTGCACCCAAGAGCTCCTTGGAGCCCTCCTGCCCCTCCCCCGTCCTAAACCCCAACAAGAAAGGATTTCATGA
- a CDS encoding ATP-binding protein yields MDPLPLPFHRFFDELDALVVVLDVENYSILYANAEAKKVLGEIVGIPCYEAKYGRSEPCEGCLEAGAIPHRHIWQSQNRQTQRWYRCHSKVIEIEPQKSVRVGISFDISEQKEGEALFEIISQNVTDVIWVYDLKLNRFRYISPSVEAMRGLPKEEAEAMSLEETLTPSSYQRAMQILEGERLRLSNPSHREIKIFSEFFDQYTHDGEVIETEVTARVVQDEGGNLAKIIGITRNFTEQKRLIAALHESEKELKEAQKLGKIGSFTLDLLQETLKSSEVFDQLLGLSPSSPKTLEDWVSLFGEDPRDSLPLFDPQNPIKIDHLEIDQKITRPKDGKEIWVKGVAKTLYEKQRLRYLKGVIQDVTERKQYELRTKNNLERQKFINDVLHLLYRPLDWNQSIAKVMELLGRFTQADRSYIFENSPDDSYATNTFEWCQEGIAPQIHLLQHFEYSLMPSWKPLIVEKKMICASDISTLPLDLSETLAPQGIKSILAVSIFAQGRLYGYLGLDSCRKKREWSEEEIELLRSISTIIAGAIERRGWERSEKEQRIQAQQANLAKSEFLANMSHEIRTPLNSILGFAELLKPALEKNERFAGYLESIATSGQNLLLIIDDILDLSKIESGKMEIHPSPTDIKAFLKELESLFLPSALKKNLSYELNLQEGIPDFLVMDEIRLRQVLFNLLGNAFKFTHEGKVSCSFRFQRQSASKITLFIEVSDTGIGIPLSQQSRIFEPFTQQDAQNTRKYGGTGLGLTITKRLVEIMGGDLTLESRPKWGSTFFITLPHLQIATPKTSKSSLQTPPSSLPCAKILLVDDVSDNREIVRAFLEGQPLHIIEAKDGLEAIAIAQKELPDLILMDIQMPFKDGLEAAKLLKESPKTRPTKIIALTALAMKEEERVIRSFCEGYIKKPFTKATLLEELSAHLASRPLHTSAPDLTPKEHSLLQEALQGEYEEASLLMLNVDIERFAQGLLALAGEQIPSLIPLSSALLEATQSFEIERMEALFGQLQPYFNSPKECS; encoded by the coding sequence ATGGACCCCCTTCCTCTCCCCTTTCATCGATTCTTTGATGAACTCGATGCCCTTGTGGTCGTCTTGGATGTTGAGAACTACTCCATTCTCTACGCCAATGCAGAGGCCAAGAAGGTGCTTGGCGAGATCGTGGGGATCCCCTGTTATGAGGCAAAGTATGGACGAAGCGAGCCTTGCGAAGGCTGCCTTGAGGCAGGTGCTATTCCCCATCGCCATATTTGGCAAAGCCAAAATAGACAAACCCAGCGCTGGTATCGATGCCATAGCAAAGTGATTGAGATTGAGCCTCAAAAAAGCGTTCGCGTGGGTATCTCTTTTGATATTAGCGAACAAAAGGAGGGAGAGGCGCTCTTTGAGATTATCTCCCAAAATGTCACGGATGTGATCTGGGTTTATGATCTCAAGCTCAATCGATTCCGCTATATTAGCCCCTCCGTGGAAGCAATGCGGGGTCTCCCCAAAGAAGAGGCCGAGGCGATGTCCCTAGAAGAGACGCTCACCCCCTCCTCCTATCAAAGAGCCATGCAAATTCTCGAGGGGGAGCGTTTAAGACTAAGCAATCCAAGCCACCGAGAAATCAAAATCTTCTCAGAGTTTTTCGATCAATACACGCATGATGGCGAGGTGATTGAGACGGAGGTGACTGCAAGAGTGGTGCAAGACGAGGGGGGCAATCTCGCCAAAATCATCGGAATCACCCGCAACTTTACTGAGCAAAAACGCCTCATCGCCGCTTTACATGAAAGCGAAAAAGAGCTCAAAGAGGCTCAAAAGCTTGGAAAAATAGGGAGTTTCACACTCGATCTTCTCCAAGAAACACTCAAAAGCTCTGAGGTTTTTGACCAACTCCTTGGGCTCTCCCCCTCTTCGCCCAAAACCCTAGAAGATTGGGTCTCCCTCTTTGGAGAAGATCCGCGCGATTCTCTACCTCTTTTTGACCCTCAAAACCCCATCAAAATTGATCACCTAGAGATAGATCAAAAGATCACTCGCCCTAAAGATGGCAAAGAGATATGGGTCAAAGGGGTTGCCAAAACCCTCTACGAGAAGCAGAGATTACGCTACCTCAAAGGAGTCATCCAAGATGTCACGGAGCGCAAACAGTACGAACTTCGCACTAAAAACAACCTAGAACGCCAAAAATTCATCAATGACGTCCTGCATCTCCTCTACCGTCCACTTGATTGGAATCAATCTATTGCCAAGGTGATGGAGCTCCTAGGACGCTTCACCCAAGCGGATCGTTCCTATATTTTTGAAAACTCTCCTGATGATTCCTATGCGACCAACACTTTTGAGTGGTGTCAAGAGGGAATCGCTCCGCAAATCCATCTTCTTCAGCACTTCGAATATAGCCTTATGCCCTCATGGAAGCCTCTTATTGTGGAGAAGAAGATGATCTGTGCCTCTGATATATCCACCCTTCCCCTAGACCTCTCTGAGACACTCGCCCCCCAAGGAATAAAATCCATTCTTGCGGTCTCTATCTTTGCCCAAGGACGGCTCTATGGCTATTTGGGGCTTGATTCTTGCCGCAAAAAACGCGAATGGAGCGAGGAGGAGATCGAGCTTTTGCGCTCCATATCGACGATCATTGCGGGAGCCATTGAGCGCAGGGGATGGGAGCGCTCGGAGAAAGAGCAGCGCATCCAAGCCCAACAAGCCAACCTCGCCAAATCTGAATTCCTCGCCAATATGAGCCATGAGATTCGCACACCGCTCAACTCCATCCTTGGCTTTGCCGAGCTTCTCAAGCCTGCTTTAGAGAAGAACGAGCGTTTTGCTGGATACCTAGAGAGTATCGCCACCAGCGGCCAAAACCTTCTCCTTATTATCGATGATATTCTTGATCTCAGCAAGATCGAATCGGGCAAGATGGAGATACATCCTTCACCCACTGATATTAAAGCATTTCTTAAAGAGCTCGAATCACTCTTCCTCCCCAGTGCCCTCAAAAAAAATCTCTCCTACGAATTGAATCTTCAGGAGGGAATCCCTGATTTTTTGGTGATGGATGAGATTCGCTTGCGCCAAGTGCTCTTCAATCTTCTTGGCAATGCTTTTAAATTCACTCACGAGGGAAAAGTCTCCTGCTCTTTTAGATTTCAGCGCCAAAGTGCCTCTAAAATCACCCTCTTTATCGAGGTGAGCGACACGGGAATAGGCATTCCCCTAAGCCAGCAATCAAGAATTTTTGAGCCCTTCACTCAGCAAGATGCCCAAAACACGAGAAAGTATGGGGGCACAGGATTGGGGCTCACCATCACCAAGCGCCTCGTGGAGATCATGGGGGGAGATCTCACGCTAGAGAGCCGTCCAAAATGGGGTTCCACCTTTTTTATCACTCTACCCCATCTCCAGATTGCCACCCCTAAAACCTCTAAGAGCTCCCTTCAAACCCCTCCCTCCTCCCTCCCCTGCGCTAAGATTTTGCTGGTGGATGATGTGAGTGACAATCGAGAGATTGTCCGTGCCTTTTTAGAGGGACAGCCCCTCCATATTATCGAAGCCAAAGATGGGCTAGAGGCTATCGCTATCGCCCAAAAAGAGCTTCCCGACCTCATCTTGATGGATATTCAAATGCCTTTCAAAGATGGACTAGAGGCGGCCAAGCTCCTCAAAGAATCACCCAAAACACGCCCCACCAAAATCATCGCTCTCACCGCCTTGGCCATGAAGGAGGAGGAGAGAGTGATTCGCTCCTTTTGCGAGGGCTACATCAAAAAGCCCTTCACCAAGGCCACCCTCTTAGAGGAACTCTCCGCCCACCTCGCTTCTCGCCCCCTCCATACGAGTGCCCCTGATCTCACACCAAAAGAGCACTCCCTCCTCCAAGAAGCGCTTCAAGGAGAATACGAAGAAGCTTCGCTCTTAATGCTTAATGTCGATATTGAGCGATTCGCCCAAGGCCTCTTGGCGCTTGCTGGAGAGCAGATTCCCTCTCTCATTCCTCTCTCTAGCGCACTTCTTGAGGCAACTCAATCTTTTGAGATTGAGCGCATGGAGGCGCTTTTTGGGCAGCTACAGCCCTATTTTAATTCCCCCAAGGAGTGTTCATGA
- a CDS encoding GNAT family N-acetyltransferase has protein sequence MISSLQILPYLPLEHSEAEQFLWEQFRLHYGTKVSSQRLMELQERFKKERLDPLYSFFIALEGEEIVGCIALSPYDQRISSLRLRYTEGFVGEIGRCYVKESLQRQGIGSFLFKQALQRAQEIGYETLYLHTHPFLSGGFDFWKKRGFQALFKEEGEWQTIHMERGVED, from the coding sequence ATGATCTCTTCCCTTCAGATTCTCCCCTATCTCCCCCTGGAGCACTCCGAAGCCGAGCAATTTCTTTGGGAGCAGTTCCGTCTCCATTATGGCACCAAAGTCTCTAGCCAGCGCCTCATGGAGCTGCAAGAGCGCTTCAAAAAGGAGCGCCTTGACCCTCTTTACTCTTTTTTCATCGCCCTAGAAGGAGAGGAGATTGTCGGCTGTATCGCCCTCTCTCCCTATGATCAGCGGATCTCTAGTTTGAGATTACGCTATACGGAGGGTTTTGTGGGTGAAATAGGGCGATGCTATGTCAAAGAGAGTCTCCAGCGTCAAGGGATTGGCTCTTTTCTCTTTAAACAAGCCCTCCAAAGAGCTCAAGAGATTGGATATGAGACGCTCTACCTCCATACCCACCCCTTTCTTTCAGGAGGGTTTGACTTTTGGAAAAAGCGTGGCTTTCAAGCACTCTTCAAAGAGGAGGGAGAGTGGCAGACGATCCACATGGAGAGAGGAGTAGAAGATTGA
- the nikA gene encoding nickel ABC transporter substrate-binding protein, producing the protein MAKTELSYASTKDIRNINPHLYGGEMAARNMLFEPLVINTPEGIKPWLATSWEIKDEGTTYLFHLRKGVKFSDGEPFNALAVKKNIDAILENRSRHAWLELVNAIKSTEALDEHTFKLSLKNPYYPTLIELALTRPFHFISPASFIDGGTKNGVKSYAGTGPWILAEHEKNSYALFKANPTYWGEKPRLEAIRWRVMPDHQAILLALQKSEVDLIFGADGDMVNIDAFNALQKAQKYTTLLSDPIASRAILLNTKQPLTGDVRIREAISHAIDKEAIAKGILNGLETPASSLFSPSVPYANIPLSPKKLDLHQAKTKLDEAGWMMDEKLGYRQKEGKTLSLRLYYNINNAQEKSISEFVQSNLKSIGIDLQIIGEEKQAFLDRQKNGDFDLQYSLSWGIPYDPQSYLSSWRMATHGDYQAQLGLERKAWLDESIQKVLIEPDREKRQALYTEILTYIDQQAVYVPLSYSRTKAVFTPALQGVSFNVSQYEIPFEKMFFDSKK; encoded by the coding sequence TTGGCCAAAACAGAGCTCTCCTATGCGAGCACTAAAGATATTCGAAATATCAACCCTCACCTCTATGGCGGAGAGATGGCAGCACGAAATATGCTTTTTGAGCCTTTGGTGATCAACACCCCAGAGGGGATCAAGCCTTGGCTCGCCACCTCTTGGGAGATCAAAGATGAGGGCACAACTTATCTCTTCCACCTCAGGAAAGGAGTGAAATTCAGTGATGGAGAGCCCTTTAACGCACTCGCGGTAAAGAAAAATATCGATGCGATTCTTGAGAATCGATCTAGACACGCTTGGCTAGAGTTGGTCAACGCCATCAAGAGCACCGAGGCACTGGATGAGCACACCTTCAAGCTCTCCCTCAAAAACCCCTATTATCCCACGCTTATCGAGCTAGCCCTCACACGCCCTTTCCATTTCATCTCCCCCGCTAGCTTTATAGATGGCGGAACCAAAAACGGAGTGAAAAGCTACGCAGGAACAGGCCCTTGGATCTTGGCCGAGCATGAGAAAAACTCCTATGCTCTCTTTAAAGCCAATCCGACTTACTGGGGAGAAAAGCCTCGGCTGGAGGCAATTAGATGGCGCGTGATGCCTGATCATCAGGCGATTCTACTAGCGCTTCAAAAAAGCGAAGTCGACCTCATCTTTGGAGCCGATGGTGACATGGTGAACATTGATGCTTTCAACGCCCTCCAAAAAGCCCAAAAATATACCACCTTGCTAAGCGACCCCATCGCCTCAAGAGCGATTCTGCTCAATACCAAGCAGCCCCTCACGGGAGACGTCCGCATTCGTGAAGCCATCTCTCACGCCATCGATAAAGAGGCCATTGCCAAAGGAATCCTCAATGGGTTAGAGACACCCGCCTCTTCACTCTTCTCCCCTTCTGTTCCCTACGCCAATATTCCCCTCTCCCCTAAAAAGCTCGACCTCCATCAAGCCAAAACCAAGCTGGATGAGGCGGGTTGGATGATGGATGAGAAGCTTGGCTACCGCCAAAAAGAGGGCAAAACCCTCTCCCTTAGACTCTACTACAACATCAATAACGCCCAAGAGAAGAGCATCAGCGAGTTCGTTCAAAGCAACCTCAAATCCATCGGAATCGATCTCCAAATTATCGGCGAGGAGAAGCAAGCCTTCCTTGATCGCCAAAAAAATGGTGACTTTGACCTCCAATACTCCCTCTCATGGGGCATCCCCTACGATCCCCAATCCTACCTCTCCTCTTGGAGGATGGCGACGCACGGAGACTACCAAGCCCAGCTAGGATTAGAGCGTAAAGCGTGGCTAGATGAGAGCATCCAAAAGGTTTTGATTGAGCCTGATAGAGAGAAGCGTCAAGCACTCTACACGGAAATTCTCACCTATATTGACCAGCAAGCTGTCTATGTGCCCCTTAGCTACTCAAGAACCAAAGCGGTCTTCACTCCTGCCCTTCAAGGAGTTAGCTTCAATGTCTCTCAATACGAGATTCCCTTCGAAAAGATGTTTTTTGATTCCAAAAAGTGA
- a CDS encoding ABC transporter ATP-binding protein: protein MTLLRIDDLTLTHAPTGQKLIDSLSLEILQGEVLGVIGESGSGKSLLCKSILGLNPPSLCPTGRIDFQGIDLLSLPKERLRPWRGQKIALILQEAMSAFDPLSKIGSQMVETLRLKFPKERALEIAHQNLHQAGLQESERILKSYPHELSGGELQRVMIALAITQEVELIIADEPTSALDLLWQKRILEQFQAIQESRSLSLLFVSHDLAAIAHLADRILVMHQGREVECAPTQEIFSRPTHPQTQKLIQDRQLLLQGLHP, encoded by the coding sequence ATGACCCTACTTCGAATCGATGATCTCACGCTCACTCACGCCCCCACAGGGCAAAAACTAATCGATTCTCTCTCACTTGAGATTCTACAAGGCGAAGTATTGGGGGTTATTGGAGAGAGCGGTAGTGGCAAATCACTCCTTTGCAAAAGCATCCTAGGGCTCAATCCTCCTTCACTTTGCCCCACGGGAAGAATCGACTTTCAAGGAATCGACCTTCTTTCCCTTCCAAAAGAGCGTCTACGCCCTTGGCGAGGACAAAAAATCGCACTCATTCTCCAAGAGGCTATGAGCGCCTTTGATCCTCTCTCCAAGATCGGCTCGCAGATGGTGGAGACATTGCGCCTCAAATTCCCCAAAGAGCGCGCCCTAGAGATAGCCCATCAAAACCTCCATCAAGCAGGACTCCAAGAGAGCGAACGAATCCTTAAGAGCTATCCGCATGAGCTAAGCGGAGGGGAGCTCCAAAGAGTCATGATTGCCCTAGCCATCACGCAAGAAGTTGAGCTTATCATCGCCGATGAACCCACTAGCGCCTTGGATCTTCTTTGGCAGAAGCGAATCCTAGAACAGTTCCAAGCCATCCAAGAATCACGATCCCTCTCCCTGCTCTTCGTCTCGCATGATCTCGCCGCCATTGCCCACCTTGCTGATAGAATTTTGGTGATGCATCAAGGACGAGAAGTCGAATGCGCCCCCACCCAAGAGATATTCTCTCGCCCTACTCACCCTCAAACTCAAAAGCTGATCCAAGATCGCCAACTCCTCCTCCAAGGACTCCACCCATGA
- the opp1B gene encoding nickel/cobalt ABC transporter permease, which produces MNRYLFKRLLVIPWLLLGISFFSFGLMSLSPSDPAEVALRMNDIVPTPDLIREVRLELGLDRPFLERYFSWLTSALQGDLGVSYVHKESVIQEILAALPITLALASASLVMILFGGFGLGVLSALYEDSPLDRLIRTLAFTFSGIPNFWLGLWLIWLFSIHLDLLPTGGLESPASILLPSFTLACAYISTYVRLVRHEMIQQKSELYVLYARARGLSEWQIGSHILKNALRPSLIALGVSIPKLIAGSVIVENIFALPGVGRICVQAIFARDYPMIQGYILMMAILFLFFNLLADLLARLLDPRMVARP; this is translated from the coding sequence ATGAATCGTTATCTCTTTAAGCGTCTTTTGGTGATTCCTTGGCTTTTGCTGGGAATCTCCTTTTTCTCTTTTGGGCTAATGAGCCTGAGCCCCAGCGACCCCGCGGAGGTCGCCCTCAGGATGAACGATATTGTGCCCACTCCTGATCTCATCCGCGAAGTGCGCCTAGAGCTTGGATTGGATCGCCCTTTTTTGGAGCGATACTTCTCTTGGCTCACCTCCGCCCTCCAAGGAGACCTTGGCGTGAGTTATGTTCATAAAGAGTCTGTAATTCAAGAGATTCTTGCCGCTCTTCCCATCACGCTAGCCCTTGCCTCTGCATCGCTTGTCATGATTCTCTTTGGAGGTTTTGGCTTGGGTGTGCTTAGTGCTCTTTATGAAGATAGCCCTTTGGATCGCCTTATTCGAACCTTGGCCTTTACCTTTTCAGGAATTCCCAATTTTTGGCTTGGGCTTTGGCTCATCTGGCTCTTTTCAATTCATTTAGATCTCCTTCCCACGGGAGGATTGGAGAGTCCTGCATCGATTCTTCTGCCCTCCTTCACTCTTGCGTGTGCCTATATCTCGACCTATGTGCGTCTAGTGCGCCATGAGATGATCCAGCAAAAGAGCGAGCTTTATGTCCTTTACGCCCGCGCTAGAGGCCTTAGTGAGTGGCAAATCGGCTCTCACATCCTAAAAAACGCCCTTCGCCCTTCGCTCATAGCCCTAGGAGTCTCCATTCCTAAGCTCATCGCTGGTTCGGTCATCGTCGAAAACATCTTCGCCTTACCCGGAGTGGGGCGAATTTGCGTGCAGGCGATTTTTGCGCGGGATTACCCGATGATTCAGGGCTACATCCTCATGATGGCCATTCTCTTTCTATTCTTCAATCTCCTTGCTGATCTCTTGGCTCGTCTCCTTGACCCTAGGATGGTTGCACGCCCATGA
- a CDS encoding ABC transporter permease subunit has product MNLTIHSLLARPLALFWLLVTGLFIFAGIFAPLLSPHDPLTPNLAMKFASFSLDYPLGSDHLGRCILSRLLYGVRTTLFLSMAIVALSLLIALVLGLSAAFFRRAEEWIMRACDAMLSFPSELMFLAIVGMLGPGILNTLIAGIIAKSAWHTRMIYAFALHLKDQNYLLFAQAAKTPLHLILRKHLWRALSLKVILLATMDIGWMVLSLSALSFLGLGVQAPTPEWGVMLSEAKEAMSFNPIQMLPPGMAILLIVLAFNFWGDTLQTLLDPKHSFPKGHS; this is encoded by the coding sequence ATGAATCTTACAATCCATTCACTCCTTGCCCGACCCCTAGCCCTCTTTTGGCTTCTTGTCACTGGACTCTTTATCTTTGCGGGGATTTTCGCCCCCCTCCTCTCTCCCCATGATCCCCTCACCCCCAACTTGGCGATGAAATTCGCTTCTTTCTCTTTAGACTATCCCCTAGGAAGTGATCATTTGGGACGCTGCATTCTCTCTAGGCTTCTTTATGGGGTGCGAACAACCCTCTTTCTCTCCATGGCGATTGTTGCGCTATCGCTCTTGATTGCTCTTGTTTTGGGGCTTAGTGCAGCCTTTTTTAGGCGAGCCGAGGAGTGGATCATGAGGGCATGTGATGCCATGCTCTCTTTTCCTAGCGAGCTGATGTTTCTTGCTATTGTGGGGATGCTTGGACCAGGTATCCTCAACACCCTCATCGCAGGAATCATCGCTAAAAGTGCGTGGCACACAAGAATGATCTATGCCTTTGCCCTCCACCTCAAAGACCAAAACTATCTTCTTTTTGCTCAAGCCGCCAAAACCCCTCTGCACCTCATCCTCCGCAAGCACCTTTGGCGCGCCCTCAGCTTGAAGGTGATTCTGCTTGCCACGATGGATATAGGCTGGATGGTTTTAAGTCTCTCAGCCCTCTCTTTTTTGGGTTTAGGTGTTCAAGCCCCCACTCCTGAGTGGGGCGTGATGCTCAGTGAAGCCAAAGAGGCGATGAGCTTCAACCCTATCCAAATGCTTCCTCCGGGAATGGCAATTTTGCTCATTGTGCTGGCATTCAACTTCTGGGGAGACACCCTCCAAACACTTCTTGATCCCAAGCACTCCTTCCCCAAAGGGCATTCATGA